Proteins encoded within one genomic window of Spirulina major PCC 6313:
- a CDS encoding ABC transporter substrate-binding protein, producing the protein MSSLKRRQFLQYSSLVIASGMMTSCGQSPDPAASDAPATKTLDQVTYGTNWYAQAEHGGFYQAVATGIYEEHGLDVTIQMGGPQTNGTQLLMSGTLDFFMGYATDVIKGVEEGIPKITVAAMFQKDPQVLIAHPDQGIESLADLQGRPIYVSAAANNTYWPFLKSKYGFTDDQKRPYNFTVGPFLADKNVAQQGYLSSEPLKIEQEGGFEPVVLLLADSGYNPYATTIETRREIVESNPDLVQRFVDASIKGWYSYLENPEPGNALIQEANPEMSSEQIAYGIAKLKEHGILLSGDALEQGIGVMTAERWQNFFEFMVEAGVFKADTDYTQAFTLDFIGKPLG; encoded by the coding sequence ATGAGTAGCCTCAAACGCCGTCAGTTTCTTCAATATAGCTCCCTGGTGATCGCCTCCGGTATGATGACATCCTGTGGCCAATCCCCCGACCCCGCGGCTTCCGATGCCCCGGCCACCAAAACCCTCGATCAAGTCACCTACGGTACGAATTGGTACGCCCAAGCCGAACATGGGGGATTTTATCAAGCCGTGGCCACGGGCATTTACGAAGAACACGGCCTTGATGTCACGATCCAGATGGGTGGCCCCCAAACCAACGGTACGCAGTTGCTGATGTCCGGAACCCTGGACTTTTTCATGGGCTATGCCACGGATGTGATCAAAGGCGTAGAAGAAGGGATTCCGAAAATCACCGTCGCCGCCATGTTCCAAAAAGACCCCCAAGTCCTGATCGCCCATCCCGATCAGGGGATTGAGTCCCTGGCCGATTTGCAGGGGCGACCGATCTATGTGTCGGCGGCGGCGAATAATACCTATTGGCCCTTTTTGAAGTCTAAATATGGGTTTACCGATGACCAAAAACGCCCCTATAACTTCACCGTTGGCCCCTTTTTAGCGGATAAAAATGTGGCACAGCAGGGCTATTTATCCTCAGAACCCCTCAAAATTGAGCAAGAAGGAGGTTTTGAGCCGGTGGTGTTGCTCTTGGCGGATTCGGGCTATAACCCCTATGCCACCACGATTGAAACCCGGCGCGAGATTGTCGAGAGTAATCCGGATCTGGTGCAGCGGTTTGTGGATGCCTCGATTAAAGGCTGGTATAGCTATCTGGAGAATCCAGAACCGGGAAATGCACTGATTCAGGAAGCGAATCCGGAGATGTCGAGTGAACAGATTGCCTACGGGATTGCCAAGCTGAAAGAGCATGGTATTTTGCTGTCGGGGGATGCTCTTGAACAAGGTATTGGCGTGATGACCGCCGAACGCTGGCAGAACTTTTTTGAGTTCATGGTCGAGGCGGGGGTGTTTAAAGCCGATACGGACTATACCCAGGCGTTTACCTTGGATTTCATTGGTAAACCGTTGGGTTAG